A window of the Procambarus clarkii isolate CNS0578487 chromosome 77, FALCON_Pclarkii_2.0, whole genome shotgun sequence genome harbors these coding sequences:
- the LOC138357272 gene encoding serine/arginine repetitive matrix protein 1-like: MLSHSCEDYSHGNTIYNKDPAKAHSARRWLCNNLKDSANVYSIHTSIYGYRNQRGHIIPYTEELYLRTGRNIVMAVLDYYQFLGLIPYTQPSAQPLHDLPRGKGPASPPLHTRHSRLHLGVQQVRTPQGSVRSKWSPGSRERGPRALPKPTGVKDPVGSEAAGTDTAASGSTDDASSVSSDSEELSDTSGLMVRIKQKAASADEEDLGYARRYAHDRTDRPARLPVSRARDDNSRTLNGRDKRRTSRKTRHPRTTYMTLFPEQDNSHPTRSDDDTRSLPDLPSLTASLPTLRTSRGSRHRPPLHVVSHHVRPTTLMWQDLQQPFQHRDIKLSYRYYDFRRLTRPRKKRHKRKTKSRSPSRARAQRRNKTAHHNPKSPTSNHPVPKKPPTHHQPMPQTHHNPTSSSPERTRPRRMVAGGGFNVTRMAAPPRGEIGARLPTPRRLGMIDVNQLTIGGYQENESMPRWQASPRRPTMTLPTSPPLLRRFLDPHAPLF; encoded by the exons ATGTTAAGTCACTCCTGTGAAGATTACAGTCACGGCAACACTATCTACAACAAGGACCCCGCCAAGGCTCACTCCGCACGCAG GTGGTTGTGTAACAACTTGAAGGACTCGGCCAATGTGTACTCCATCCACACCTCTATCTACGGCTACAGGAACCAGCGAGGACACATTATCCCATACACCGAGGAGCTCT ATCTGCGAACAGGTCGCAATATCGTCATGGCGGTGTTGGACTACTACCAGTTTTTGGGGCTGATTCCCTACACTCAGCCCTCAGCCCAGCCCCTCCACGATCTTCCCAGGGGTAAGGGTCCCGCCAGCCCCCCTCTACACACCAGACACTCCCGCCTTCATCTGGGCGTCCAGCAG GTGCGGACTCCGCAGGGATCAGTCAGAAGCAAATGGTCACCAGGCAGCAGGGAAAGGGGCCCACGGGCACTGCCCAAACCCACTGGTGTTAAGGACCCCGTGGGCAGCGAGGCAGCAGGAACGGACACTGCTGCCAGTGGCAGCACTGACGATGCCTCCTCTGTGAGTAGCGACAGTGAAGAGCTCAGTGACACAAGTGGCCTGATGGTCAGAATCAAGCAGAAGGCTGCGTCAGCAGATGAGGAGGATCTCGGGTACGCAAGGCGCTATGCGCATGACCGTACGGATAGGCCGGCCCGCCTGCCTGTGAGTCGTGCCAGAGACGACAATTCCAGGACTCTTAATGGACGAGATAAACGACGAACGAGCCGTAAAACACGTCATCCCAGGACGACATACATGACACTGTTTCCAGAGCAGGACAACAGCCACCCGACCCGCTCTGACGACGACACGCGGAGTCTACCCGATCTTCCGTCGCTGACCGCTTCATTACCGACGTTGCGGACGTCTCGTGGCAGCCGCCACCGTCCGCCATTACATGTAGTCAGCCACCACGTTCGCCCGACGACCCTCATGTGGCAGGACCTCCAACAGCCATTCCAGCACAGAGACATCAAACTCTCCTACAGGTACTACGACTTCCGACGCTTGACACGACCGCGCAAGAAACGCCACAAGAGGAAAACAAAGAGTCGTTCCCCAAGTCGAGCCCGAGCCCAACGTCGTAATAAaactgcccaccacaacccaaaATCCCCAACTAGCAATCACCCCGTGCCCAAAAAGCCCCCTACCCACCATCAACCGATGCCACAGACTCATCACAACCCAACATCATCCTCCCCGGAGAGAACTCGGCCCAGAAGGATGGTGGCAGGCGGAGGCTTCAATGTTACACGTATGGCAGCGCCGCCACGCGGGGAAATTGGCGCCAGACTCCCTACACCTCGTCGACTTGGGATGATCGACGTTAATCAACTCACCATAGGCGGGTACCAGGAGAACGAGTCCATGCCCAGGTGGCAAGCCAGTCCCCGTCGCCCCACTATGACTCTACCCACTTCACCTCCGCTCCTTAGACGCTTCCTAGATCCCCATGCCCCCCTTTTCTGA